In bacterium, the following proteins share a genomic window:
- a CDS encoding BamA/TamA family outer membrane protein, with the protein MKKIIHFMMCGLLVLSSATLSAQNGRMASDDMDESGDEYIQEIKEKYLPNSKSLIIFKGDHKLSSDKRVDGDILVINGDLIVHGELNGRAVVTNGNIVVKSTGRIGKEAIAVNGKVIFGDDNSTALKTENSPAFSRKDMDDEADSEFDDVASVPNAPTPPVFNNDWAAKNSYEKEMERFNREMEAFNRKMDKFNSKMQALNEKMAEKNSHTYHYDYTGDDVDSATEDNDDTHSASFVRVDDEPKDQWRKNQKNQSEITYFLSRKPRYKYTNFFLFDYNRVDGLYLGLKLDRNHQIYSRKPFQIYGEAGYAFSEKALRYQLGVDKVWGSQFRFTVGGELHDLTSTQDGLLVGDIENAVNALILKNDYRDYFRTLGYSFQVSQNLNESLRLVAAYKVDDYSNMQNNVNWAVLFPKQDFRVNPAIDEGHMVSYSGAVELNTVSTISAGKKHFKRVGWNILAEGERSLKPLNSDFEFTRYTLSVARYQPISQWENIDARIMFGAGTGDLPLQKIFSVGGISTLRGHSYKAFTGNQMALANIEYRVSSGILKDDKIFFIHPFSFILFMDSGYAWNNKVYAITDLYKGTHLGDFETDLGIGLGDEKNHFRFDIAKSVSEKNSDYKFNLRINYAF; encoded by the coding sequence ATGAAAAAAATCATTCATTTTATGATGTGTGGGTTGCTTGTATTATCGTCCGCTACGTTATCCGCACAGAATGGCCGTATGGCATCCGATGACATGGATGAAAGCGGCGATGAATATATACAAGAGATCAAAGAAAAATACCTGCCCAATTCCAAGTCGCTTATCATTTTCAAAGGCGATCATAAATTATCTTCTGATAAACGAGTGGATGGCGACATTCTCGTTATAAATGGAGATCTCATAGTTCATGGTGAACTTAACGGCCGGGCGGTCGTGACCAACGGAAATATAGTGGTTAAGAGTACCGGGCGAATCGGGAAGGAAGCGATCGCTGTTAACGGGAAAGTTATTTTTGGCGACGATAACTCTACGGCCTTAAAGACAGAAAACTCACCTGCATTTTCAAGGAAAGATATGGACGATGAAGCCGATTCAGAATTTGATGACGTGGCTTCTGTTCCCAATGCCCCGACCCCTCCGGTGTTTAACAACGACTGGGCTGCTAAAAATTCCTACGAAAAAGAAATGGAACGATTTAATCGTGAAATGGAAGCATTCAACCGAAAGATGGACAAATTTAACTCCAAAATGCAGGCGTTGAATGAGAAAATGGCCGAGAAAAACAGCCATACCTATCATTATGATTACACCGGTGATGATGTCGATAGCGCTACTGAAGATAACGATGACACGCATAGCGCTTCGTTTGTCCGGGTGGACGATGAACCTAAAGATCAATGGAGAAAAAATCAAAAAAACCAAAGTGAAATCACCTATTTCCTTTCGCGAAAACCACGATATAAGTATACCAACTTCTTTTTGTTTGACTATAACCGGGTAGATGGGCTTTACTTGGGCCTCAAATTAGATCGGAATCACCAAATCTATTCCAGAAAGCCTTTTCAGATATACGGTGAAGCCGGCTACGCTTTTAGCGAAAAGGCACTTCGATACCAGTTGGGAGTAGATAAAGTGTGGGGAAGTCAATTTCGCTTCACCGTGGGCGGTGAATTGCATGATTTGACCAGTACTCAGGACGGTTTATTAGTAGGCGATATTGAAAATGCGGTAAATGCATTGATCCTCAAGAACGATTACAGGGACTATTTCAGAACGTTGGGTTATAGTTTTCAGGTAAGCCAAAATTTGAATGAATCACTGAGATTAGTCGCTGCCTACAAGGTTGACGATTATTCAAACATGCAGAATAATGTTAACTGGGCCGTTTTGTTCCCTAAACAAGATTTCAGAGTCAATCCGGCAATAGATGAAGGACATATGGTCAGCTATTCCGGTGCAGTTGAATTAAACACCGTATCGACGATCAGTGCAGGGAAAAAACATTTTAAACGTGTTGGATGGAACATATTGGCGGAAGGTGAACGTAGCCTTAAACCACTGAACTCTGATTTTGAGTTTACACGATACACACTGAGCGTCGCTCGTTATCAGCCGATCAGCCAATGGGAAAACATTGACGCACGAATAATGTTCGGCGCCGGAACAGGCGATCTTCCGTTACAAAAGATCTTTTCAGTTGGCGGGATATCGACCCTGCGCGGCCATTCCTATAAGGCGTTCACAGGTAATCAAATGGCTTTAGCAAATATTGAATACCGCGTCAGTTCCGGCATATTGAAAGATGATAAGATTTTCTTCATTCATCCGTTCAGTTTCATACTATTTATGGACAGTGGTTACGCATGGAATAATAAGGTCTACGCGATCACCGATTTATATAAAGGAACTCATTTAGGCGATTTTGAAACCGATCTAGGAATCGGGTTAGGCGATGAAAAAAATCATTTCCGTTTTGACATCGCAAAATCTGTTTCAGAAAAAAATAGCGATTACAAATTTAATTTGAGAATCAATTACGCTTTTTAA
- a CDS encoding aminotransferase class I/II-fold pyridoxal phosphate-dependent enzyme, whose translation MFTVSDRFQNLPVHLFAEVDRMKREALAQGKDVIDLGVGDPDIPTPQPIIDACVKALHNPVNHRYPYQVGSMKYREAIVRFFKKRYRVSLDPVKNIIPLIGSKEGIAHFPLVFVNPGEVVLAPDPGYPAYITGTVLAGGDYYPLPLLKKNNYLMDFDSIPVNVLERAKLLFFNYPNNPTTGSADLNYFSRIAAFCSKHHIIGAHDAAYQELFFETPPPSFLQAANAIETSIEFHSLSKTFSMTGWRVGFAAGEASLVAGLSRIKTNIDTGLFLAIQEAAAFALDHLEELTQPAIAVYKKRRDIVVNGLRKAGFKADMPDATIYVWAEVPKGIPSMDFAKKLLDATGVVITPGAGLGKSSEGYFRISLTTSEERLSEAIRRMLDFSKNF comes from the coding sequence ATGTTTACCGTATCTGACCGGTTTCAAAATTTACCTGTGCATCTTTTTGCGGAAGTAGACCGAATGAAACGGGAAGCCCTCGCGCAAGGAAAAGACGTGATTGATCTCGGGGTGGGTGATCCTGATATTCCTACGCCTCAACCTATTATCGATGCGTGTGTGAAAGCATTGCATAATCCGGTAAATCACCGTTACCCGTATCAGGTTGGCTCCATGAAATACCGCGAAGCGATTGTTCGGTTTTTTAAAAAACGCTACAGAGTATCTTTAGACCCGGTTAAAAACATCATTCCTCTGATTGGCTCCAAAGAAGGCATTGCACATTTCCCTCTGGTTTTTGTAAATCCGGGCGAAGTCGTGCTTGCTCCGGATCCGGGATATCCCGCATACATTACCGGAACGGTATTAGCGGGCGGCGACTATTATCCCCTTCCGTTACTGAAAAAAAATAATTATCTGATGGATTTTGATTCCATCCCTGTGAATGTTCTTGAACGGGCAAAATTATTATTCTTTAATTATCCTAATAATCCGACAACCGGCTCTGCGGACCTAAATTATTTTTCCAGAATCGCAGCCTTCTGCAGTAAGCATCACATTATTGGCGCTCACGATGCAGCCTATCAGGAATTATTTTTTGAAACCCCGCCTCCAAGTTTTCTTCAAGCGGCGAACGCTATAGAAACGAGCATAGAGTTTCACTCTCTATCCAAGACATTCAGTATGACCGGGTGGAGGGTCGGCTTTGCTGCAGGTGAGGCGTCGCTGGTAGCCGGATTATCACGCATCAAAACCAATATAGATACGGGTCTTTTTTTGGCAATACAGGAAGCGGCAGCGTTTGCCCTTGATCATCTGGAGGAATTAACACAGCCGGCAATTGCGGTGTACAAAAAGCGGCGCGACATTGTCGTTAATGGTTTACGCAAGGCCGGATTTAAAGCCGATATGCCGGACGCAACCATTTATGTCTGGGCGGAAGTTCCCAAAGGCATACCGTCAATGGATTTCGCTAAAAAACTTTTGGATGCGACCGGTGTCGTAATTACACCTGGAGCCGGGTTGGGCAAGTCGAGCGAAGGTTATTTCAGAATTTCGCTCACCACTTCAGAGGAACGATTAAGTGAAGCCATCCGTCGGATGCTCGATTTTTCAAAAAATTTCTGA
- the folB gene encoding dihydroneopterin aldolase, translated as MKPLDKIRLTHMVIYAHHGAHEEERTLGQRFEIDVELALDAERAATEDRLDLCIDYAKVYHKINEAVTEKKFYLIEALAQYIAEKILHDFDVAEVKVLVRKPSVPIKGSIKHVEVEITRIKK; from the coding sequence TTGAAACCTCTTGACAAGATCAGGCTCACGCACATGGTAATTTACGCACATCACGGCGCACATGAAGAAGAACGAACTTTGGGTCAGAGGTTTGAAATTGACGTTGAACTTGCTTTAGATGCCGAGAGGGCCGCCACGGAAGACCGGCTTGACTTATGTATTGATTATGCGAAAGTCTATCACAAAATTAATGAAGCGGTAACGGAGAAAAAATTTTATTTGATCGAAGCGCTTGCCCAATATATAGCCGAAAAAATTTTACACGATTTCGATGTCGCCGAAGTCAAGGTGCTTGTTCGTAAACCCAGCGTGCCGATCAAAGGCTCCATTAAACACGTCGAAGTAGAAATCACACGAATAAAAAAATGA
- the folK gene encoding 2-amino-4-hydroxy-6-hydroxymethyldihydropteridine diphosphokinase — translation MNVPLHTVYLSLGSNVGNRLLQLRKAITGIEEISMIKKISSVYETSPVGPVAQNDFLNLVLEIQTDMSPYDLMVHLMRIEENHGRQRDLKWGPRSIDIDIVFYDQMILNISGLIIPHAHYADRRFVMEPLCEIAPQWICPVRQISVQEIHRHLTDIHAVKKMYNLTIDKTVELN, via the coding sequence ATGAATGTTCCGCTTCACACTGTATACTTAAGTTTGGGATCCAATGTTGGCAACCGGCTGCTGCAACTTAGAAAAGCTATAACGGGTATTGAAGAAATTTCAATGATAAAAAAAATATCATCAGTTTATGAAACCTCGCCCGTTGGCCCTGTTGCCCAAAATGATTTTTTGAATTTAGTTCTGGAAATCCAAACGGACATGTCGCCTTATGACCTGATGGTACACCTCATGCGGATCGAAGAAAACCATGGGCGCCAGCGCGATTTAAAATGGGGGCCTCGCAGCATTGACATTGATATTGTGTTTTATGACCAGATGATTTTGAATATATCCGGTCTTATCATTCCACATGCCCATTACGCGGATAGAAGATTTGTCATGGAACCTCTTTGTGAAATCGCGCCGCAGTGGATATGTCCTGTCCGGCAAATATCAGTACAGGAAATTCACCGCCATCTTACGGACATCCATGCGGTAAAAAAAATGTATAATCTGACAATAGATAAAACTGTAGAATTGAACTGA
- the amrS gene encoding AmmeMemoRadiSam system radical SAM enzyme produces MTTDVTLRDTLRLHVREGELYRSVDEKTLECFACGHRCLIKDGREGICKIRFNKGSRLFVPHGYTAGIQVDPIEKKPFFHVLPGAKALSFGMLGCDLHCAYCQNWITSQALTDPNAGTDPMIITPQQLTRIAKSYQARIMTSTYNEPLITSEWAVEIFKEAKKENMICSYVSNGNATPEVLSYLRPYVDLYKVDLKSFNDKNYRKLGTKLDTVLNSIRLIYESGFWLEVVTLVIPTFNDSDNELRAMAEFLVSISPDIPWHVTAFHRDYKMTDPDNTTSESLFRSAQIGKEAGLHYVYAGNLPGNLGTLENTYCHHCKVLLIERVGFRVLQNKIKNDACYHCKTTIPGVWH; encoded by the coding sequence ATGACCACCGACGTAACCCTCCGCGATACCCTGCGACTTCATGTCAGAGAAGGGGAACTTTACCGCTCCGTTGATGAAAAAACGCTGGAATGTTTTGCCTGCGGCCATCGTTGTTTGATCAAAGACGGACGGGAAGGCATTTGCAAAATTCGATTTAATAAAGGCAGTAGATTATTTGTTCCCCACGGATACACGGCCGGCATCCAAGTAGACCCGATAGAAAAAAAACCTTTCTTTCATGTTCTTCCCGGAGCAAAAGCATTGAGTTTCGGCATGTTGGGATGCGATCTGCACTGCGCCTACTGCCAAAACTGGATCACCTCCCAAGCGCTTACGGATCCGAATGCCGGTACTGATCCGATGATCATCACGCCGCAGCAGCTCACGCGGATTGCAAAATCATATCAGGCTCGGATCATGACCAGCACATACAACGAACCTTTGATCACTTCGGAATGGGCGGTTGAAATATTTAAAGAAGCAAAAAAAGAAAACATGATCTGTTCGTATGTGTCCAATGGCAATGCGACACCCGAAGTGTTGTCATACCTCCGTCCGTACGTTGATCTTTATAAAGTCGATCTTAAGAGCTTTAATGACAAAAACTACCGCAAACTCGGAACCAAACTCGACACCGTTCTCAACAGTATACGCTTGATTTATGAAAGCGGTTTTTGGCTTGAAGTCGTTACTTTAGTTATTCCAACATTCAACGACTCCGATAACGAATTACGTGCAATGGCCGAATTTTTGGTTTCCATATCGCCGGATATTCCGTGGCACGTGACGGCGTTTCATCGGGATTACAAGATGACCGACCCGGATAATACTACGTCTGAGTCGCTCTTTCGATCAGCACAAATCGGAAAAGAAGCAGGATTGCATTATGTGTACGCAGGCAACCTCCCTGGCAATTTAGGAACGCTTGAAAACACATATTGCCATCACTGCAAGGTTCTGCTGATCGAACGTGTTGGCTTCAGGGTTCTCCAAAATAAAATAAAGAATGACGCCTGTTATCATTGCAAAACGACCATACCCGGCGTCTGGCACTAA
- a CDS encoding PAS domain S-box protein, with product MFETLSIHELVQSIEKINGKILIPDKDVNWLWDSINHQYYDIDEHDRTLIKECLDSTNLRSEIREITSDGQTHFIENIYIPIVREINSSRIILKLSFDISEKMNAEKIISEERNKLASITSNSPDAVIMLNNDMKVISWNLGAESIFEYTADEMIERPIDSLFHPDNPFSKTLNTFAESLHLNDTIRHHLSHCVSKSGVPLYCELTVMFMPTAEMSSRETVLILRDKTHQKQLEDEVKRTIDNISKINEISALIHASLDPDDILDMILVAATAGQGLRFNRAFLFLMNEEKTFLEGRKAIGPSDPQEAGVLWTELDQTPRSLKDILTSYTSVQDGRDFKVNQIVKSLRIPITQDPEQSDSGYLAFHEVITQGHCLHIRPKDEKYLTPTIKNFFETDQMAIVPLISTEGAVGALVVDNAITGRLISDQDLEMLKLFAHQIVAALENAVLYDKLRKKVEELEEAHTSLKNSQEKLIRSERLAAIGELSANMAHEIRNPLVAIGGFARAMLEHHHYKENEDFLKIIVDETIRLERILNNTLTYVKTSEPTLVSQPLLPIINNALTLLHERLENNRIQLHTEFADSIPDIEIDPNQILQAMLNIVINAVEAMPLGGELSLKLHVEDDTVCLRVRDTGEGIDEDYLKNIFDPFFTTKNRGTGLGLVIVHDIFERHGIIFRVESEKNIGTSFVINFKIHQVPQPS from the coding sequence ATGTTTGAAACGCTGTCCATTCACGAACTCGTTCAATCCATCGAAAAAATCAACGGAAAGATCCTCATACCGGACAAAGACGTCAATTGGCTGTGGGACAGTATTAATCATCAATACTACGACATCGATGAACATGACAGAACTTTGATCAAGGAGTGTCTGGACAGCACCAATCTTCGAAGTGAAATTAGGGAGATCACTAGCGACGGCCAAACGCATTTTATCGAAAACATCTACATTCCTATCGTTCGCGAAATTAATTCATCGCGTATCATACTCAAATTATCGTTTGACATCAGCGAAAAAATGAATGCCGAGAAAATAATTTCGGAAGAACGTAATAAACTCGCCAGTATCACTTCAAATTCCCCTGACGCGGTCATTATGCTGAATAATGATATGAAAGTCATTTCGTGGAACTTAGGCGCTGAAAGTATTTTTGAATATACGGCCGATGAAATGATTGAACGCCCTATCGACAGTCTGTTTCATCCCGACAACCCCTTCTCAAAGACGCTGAATACGTTTGCGGAATCACTGCACCTGAACGATACCATTCGGCATCACCTGAGTCATTGCGTTTCCAAGTCGGGCGTTCCGCTCTATTGTGAACTTACGGTCATGTTTATGCCAACGGCTGAAATGTCGTCGCGCGAAACGGTATTGATCTTACGCGACAAAACGCATCAAAAACAACTTGAGGATGAAGTTAAACGTACTATCGATAACATTTCAAAGATCAATGAGATCAGCGCGCTTATACATGCTTCGTTGGATCCAGATGATATTTTAGATATGATCCTGGTTGCCGCAACGGCAGGACAAGGCCTGCGTTTTAATCGAGCTTTTTTATTTTTGATGAACGAAGAAAAGACTTTTCTTGAAGGACGTAAAGCTATCGGGCCATCGGATCCACAAGAGGCCGGCGTATTGTGGACGGAACTGGATCAAACTCCCCGGTCACTCAAAGACATCCTTACATCGTATACTTCCGTTCAAGACGGGCGCGATTTCAAAGTCAATCAAATTGTCAAATCCCTGCGCATTCCAATTACGCAGGATCCGGAACAGTCGGATTCGGGATATCTGGCGTTTCATGAAGTTATCACGCAAGGCCATTGCCTCCATATACGACCCAAAGATGAAAAATATTTAACACCGACGATAAAGAATTTTTTTGAAACCGATCAAATGGCAATTGTGCCGCTTATTTCTACCGAAGGCGCCGTGGGCGCGCTTGTCGTTGATAACGCAATCACGGGCCGCCTGATCAGCGACCAGGATCTTGAAATGTTAAAATTGTTTGCTCATCAGATCGTCGCTGCTCTAGAAAACGCGGTCCTGTATGACAAACTCAGAAAAAAAGTTGAGGAATTGGAAGAAGCCCACACATCGTTGAAAAATAGCCAGGAAAAATTAATCCGATCCGAACGATTAGCGGCCATCGGTGAATTGTCGGCAAATATGGCGCATGAAATACGCAATCCACTGGTAGCTATTGGCGGATTCGCGCGAGCCATGCTCGAACATCATCATTACAAAGAAAATGAGGATTTCCTAAAAATCATAGTGGATGAAACGATCCGCCTTGAACGTATCCTGAACAATACGCTCACGTATGTAAAAACATCGGAACCGACCCTGGTCAGTCAACCGCTCTTACCCATAATTAACAACGCGCTTACGCTGCTGCATGAACGCCTTGAAAATAATCGCATTCAGCTTCACACCGAATTTGCAGATTCGATCCCCGATATTGAGATAGATCCAAACCAGATTTTACAGGCCATGCTGAATATTGTGATCAATGCAGTTGAGGCAATGCCGCTGGGCGGGGAACTTTCACTAAAATTGCATGTGGAGGATGATACCGTATGTTTGAGGGTACGGGATACCGGCGAAGGTATCGATGAAGATTACCTAAAAAATATTTTTGATCCTTTTTTTACAACCAAGAACCGGGGAACCGGATTGGGCCTGGTCATCGTTCACGATATTTTTGAACGCCACGGTATTATTTTCAGAGTCGAAAGCGAAAAAAATATAGGCACTTCATTTGTGATTAATTTTAAAATTCACCAGGTTCCGCAGCCCTCTTAA
- the mltG gene encoding endolytic transglycosylase MltG, with amino-acid sequence MSNSNMASERPRTILKFMILGFGVLCLFIMVGIAGFYKLVLYNVPAVKVESLSMDQKLVITIPKGSTLNEISHILEESGVIENARLFVYAAKYLNAEKNLKAGQYLLPAHASNHQILRTLQNAVPQSIRVTIPEGKDTEFIARTIKFKLPIDTAQFRKAVRDSALCSHFRIQANSLFGYLMPNTYFLDPGMNEEDIVRVMVKEFNNFFDSELYRRTVEMNFTSHQIVTLASIIEGETAEEEERYYVSAVYHNRLKKNMPLQADPTIQFIIPDGPRRLYHKDLEMNNPYNTYKFKGLPPGPINNPGKASILAALYPAKVDYLYMVADGSGKHIFSKTLAEHVKAKKQLDKLRKNLKRSRD; translated from the coding sequence TTGAGTAACTCCAACATGGCATCTGAAAGACCAAGGACCATCCTGAAGTTCATGATTCTCGGATTTGGAGTTCTTTGTTTGTTCATTATGGTAGGCATAGCAGGCTTCTACAAATTGGTTCTGTACAACGTTCCCGCCGTGAAGGTCGAATCATTATCTATGGACCAAAAACTTGTAATCACTATTCCAAAAGGTTCTACTCTTAATGAAATATCTCATATACTCGAAGAAAGCGGCGTGATAGAAAATGCCCGCTTATTTGTGTATGCAGCCAAATATCTTAATGCTGAAAAAAACCTTAAAGCCGGACAGTATCTTTTGCCCGCGCATGCATCGAATCATCAAATATTACGAACCCTTCAAAATGCGGTACCGCAAAGCATTCGAGTGACGATTCCCGAAGGTAAGGATACGGAGTTCATCGCTCGTACGATCAAATTTAAACTTCCAATTGACACGGCGCAGTTTAGGAAAGCCGTTAGAGATTCGGCGCTCTGTTCGCATTTTCGTATTCAGGCAAATTCTCTTTTCGGATACCTCATGCCAAATACTTATTTTCTGGATCCGGGAATGAACGAAGAGGATATTGTAAGGGTCATGGTGAAGGAATTTAATAATTTCTTTGATTCCGAATTATACCGCCGCACAGTCGAGATGAATTTTACTTCGCATCAAATCGTAACGCTTGCTTCGATCATTGAAGGTGAAACGGCTGAAGAAGAGGAGCGGTATTATGTGTCTGCCGTATACCATAACCGCCTGAAAAAAAATATGCCGCTTCAGGCGGATCCCACGATTCAATTTATTATTCCGGACGGCCCACGCCGCTTGTACCATAAAGATCTGGAAATGAATAATCCATACAATACTTATAAGTTTAAAGGACTCCCGCCGGGCCCAATCAACAACCCCGGCAAAGCCTCTATTCTCGCCGCTCTATATCCTGCAAAAGTCGATTACCTTTATATGGTGGCTGACGGATCGGGAAAACATATTTTCTCCAAGACATTAGCTGAACATGTCAAAGCAAAAAAGCAACTCGACAAATTAAGAAAAAACCTTAAACGCAGCCGCGATTAA
- a CDS encoding transglycosylase SLT domain-containing protein, with amino-acid sequence MINKTFITLFCFLISIQQDGSKNSAVHSGIDNKMLIRALPDTFSFCGERVPLEIPDVKERMEDIYYSRIGNDDRIFLQLKRTRRYFPLFEKILKEMDAPDDLKYLSVAESSLRIDAYSNADAAGLWQFIPSTGKLWGLRVDKQIDERFHVEKSTRAAFRMLKSLRAELGSWSLAAAAYNNGLANINRVVKEQKENNYFDLFLNKETRNYIFHIVVMKEILDHPHDYGYVLADHDYHRPYDESTHLITVAGPISDLGQWAKEQGTNYKTVKLHNYWIMKNVLPDGRWELILPKEIKISDSETDTTYGAVSTTETSFFIEHIVQEGESLIKISNQYDVPVSDILKWNHLKSDVVFINARLKIELTISKRIVHYVRTGDTLIRLAALYRVSQDQIKAWNKLTGDVISVGKSLTIYAGSVD; translated from the coding sequence ATGATCAACAAAACATTTATCACGCTTTTTTGTTTTCTGATTTCGATTCAACAGGATGGATCAAAAAATTCCGCGGTTCATTCCGGAATAGATAATAAAATGCTTATTCGCGCGCTTCCCGATACTTTTTCTTTTTGTGGTGAGCGTGTACCGCTGGAAATTCCGGATGTGAAGGAACGAATGGAAGATATTTATTACTCGCGCATCGGAAACGACGACCGCATTTTTTTACAATTGAAACGCACGCGCAGATACTTCCCGCTCTTCGAAAAGATCCTGAAAGAAATGGATGCTCCGGATGATTTAAAATATTTGTCGGTGGCCGAGAGTTCACTGCGTATTGACGCCTATTCAAATGCCGATGCCGCCGGGCTGTGGCAGTTCATTCCTTCCACGGGTAAACTTTGGGGGTTGCGGGTAGATAAACAAATCGACGAACGTTTTCACGTTGAGAAATCAACACGGGCCGCTTTCCGGATGTTAAAAAGCTTGCGTGCGGAATTAGGAAGCTGGTCATTGGCCGCAGCGGCATACAACAACGGCCTAGCAAATATCAACCGGGTCGTTAAAGAACAAAAGGAAAATAATTATTTCGATCTTTTCTTAAACAAAGAAACGCGCAACTATATTTTTCATATAGTCGTTATGAAGGAAATTCTTGATCATCCTCACGATTACGGTTATGTATTAGCGGACCATGATTATCATCGCCCATACGACGAATCAACTCATCTGATCACCGTCGCGGGGCCGATTTCGGATCTAGGACAATGGGCAAAAGAACAAGGAACAAATTACAAAACAGTTAAACTTCATAATTATTGGATTATGAAAAATGTTTTACCGGATGGCCGTTGGGAATTGATATTGCCGAAAGAAATAAAAATTTCTGACTCGGAGACTGATACAACCTACGGGGCAGTCTCGACGACCGAAACATCGTTTTTTATTGAACATATCGTTCAGGAAGGCGAATCGCTTATCAAAATCTCAAATCAATATGACGTGCCGGTATCTGACATCCTTAAGTGGAACCATCTCAAATCCGATGTGGTTTTCATTAACGCCAGGCTGAAAATAGAGCTGACGATATCCAAAAGAATTGTCCACTACGTGAGAACCGGCGACACACTCATCCGGCTTGCGGCGCTCTATCGTGTGAGTCAAGACCAGATTAAAGCATGGAACAAATTAACGGGTGATGTAATATCTGTGGGGAAGTCGTTGACGATCTATGCGGGCTCGGTCGATTAA
- a CDS encoding M23 family metallopeptidase, which produces MLGLMKDKKFRLLYFPESQSEMRELIVSRNRLIFMFTAVICFLFIAMTGLGILFSTYTGDERLAELNIENGILRNKISSIGQRVKNIENEINTLHTKDSELRLVSNLPDVEDMLKDAGIGGSDFQIDYNPDLISSEADELIQSNLKNLDKLEVSLSLEMQSYSELQNQINSRLNQVNYIPSICPIKVGRVTDRFGVRKSFRSWKAHTGLDIASRWGTPVYVTADGVVETATWRGGYGKSIIVDHGNGVKTLYGHLSSYHVRNGQKVKRNQKIAEVGSTGLSTGPHLHYEVRVNDICQNPELYIFFDMISYLEVK; this is translated from the coding sequence ATGTTAGGTTTAATGAAAGATAAGAAATTTAGATTATTGTATTTTCCTGAGAGTCAATCGGAAATGCGGGAGTTAATAGTATCCCGTAATCGTTTGATTTTTATGTTCACCGCGGTCATTTGTTTTTTGTTCATAGCCATGACGGGGCTGGGTATATTGTTTTCAACATATACAGGCGACGAGCGTCTTGCCGAGCTAAACATTGAAAACGGGATTCTACGGAACAAAATTTCCTCAATAGGACAACGGGTCAAGAACATTGAAAATGAGATAAACACACTTCATACCAAAGACAGTGAATTGCGTTTAGTTTCGAATCTGCCCGATGTGGAAGATATGCTCAAGGATGCCGGTATCGGCGGCAGCGATTTTCAGATTGATTATAATCCCGATTTGATTTCTTCCGAGGCAGACGAACTGATTCAATCCAATCTGAAAAATCTGGATAAATTAGAAGTTAGTCTCAGCCTCGAAATGCAAAGTTATTCTGAACTTCAGAATCAAATTAATTCACGCTTGAATCAGGTGAATTATATTCCTTCCATTTGTCCAATCAAGGTCGGGCGTGTGACGGATCGTTTTGGCGTTCGTAAATCGTTTCGGTCATGGAAAGCACACACCGGTTTGGATATTGCGTCGCGATGGGGTACACCCGTGTATGTCACAGCGGACGGCGTTGTGGAGACGGCGACTTGGCGCGGCGGGTACGGAAAATCTATCATTGTAGATCACGGCAATGGGGTTAAAACACTTTACGGCCATTTATCGTCATATCATGTGCGTAACGGGCAAAAAGTAAAACGTAATCAGAAAATTGCAGAAGTAGGGAGTACCGGGTTATCAACGGGGCCGCATTTGCATTATGAAGTGCGCGTCAATGATATTTGTCAAAATCCTGAATTATACATTTTCTTCGATATGATAAGCTACCTTGAAGTAAAATAG